The Amblyomma americanum isolate KBUSLIRL-KWMA chromosome 3, ASM5285725v1, whole genome shotgun sequence genome window below encodes:
- the LOC144126172 gene encoding uncharacterized protein LOC144126172: protein MPLNKFRSRHKFGKKKKSARGDNFRKRPASPECSENVQEPVASEVPADEIGLTSSATSTHSGRVRCDTTMLQPSDLLENKRKAEGILQELESTAATKKKLDFIGSCDDWPLDGTDGRRADDSAFSIVSLDSFNELLRAVKCRVCGGDVHVSKGNREYGLAVKLSLVCVNCGDTASAWSSPRAEGSQKINPFAVNILAARAMQSTGNRRTALNDVFAAMNISHRGLHTKTWQSYVKSKLTPAATRAAEEVLKDSANSVRQLYRELNLDNPGNISVSFDGSWMTRGHSSRIGVGAVIELFTGLVLDYVVFSNFCAGCERGPKDDDPSYQAWSDSHLCQKNTDKRSGEMEVQAGLVLFERSWEKHGLRYTTVLSDGDSRTFLALQESSVYGYIKIQKEDCTNHVQKRMGTALRNAIAKHKGNAKESLSGKGKLTGDLVTKLTSYYSWALKSHAGDIGAMHKAVMATYYHVTSNDSAANHTLCPTGPNSWCRQNAAAAKGEPAPKHRYNLPPHVCKALFPIYERLGDPKLLQRCLRGKTQNNNESLHSLIWSLAPKERHASLFSVQAAVAEAVVHFNAGNLKASFQILSELSMNPGQHNIRRMTEKDRRRTAESARKRASTETMHQALKKRHSSQTKQSDYMPGAY, encoded by the coding sequence ATGCCTCTCAATAAATTTCGTTCGCGCCATAAATTCGGCAAAAAGAAGAAGTCCGCACGCGGTGACAACTTCCGAAAACGTCCTGCGTCACCCGAATGCTCTGAGAACGTGCAGGAGCCAGTGGCAAGTGAAGTCCCCGCGGACGAAATAGGCCTAACGAGCTCAGCGACGTCTACGCACAGCGGCCGCGTCCGCTGCGACACAACGATGCTGCAGCCTTCGGACTTGCTTGAAAATAAGCGAAAAGCGGAAGGAATTCTGCAGGAGCTGGAATCGACTGCAGCGACGAAGAAAAAGCTTGATTTCATCGGAAGCTGTGACGACTGGCCCCTTGACGGTACAGACGGTCGCCGTGCGGACGATAGTGCTTTCTCTATTGTGAGTTTAGACTCCTTCAACGAACTGTTGCGTGCCGTGAAGTGTAGAGTGTGTGGCGGAGATGTGCACGTTTCTAAAGGGAATCGCGAGTATGGTTTAGCGGTGAAATTGTCCCTCGTGTGTGTGAATTGCGGAGACACTGCGTCGGCATGGAGCTCGCCACGCGCGGAAGGCAGCCAAAAGATAAATCCGTTTGCCGTAAACATTCTTGCTGCACGCGCGATGCAAAGTACTGGAAATAGGCGAACCGCGCTAAATGATGTGTTTGCTGCGATGAATATATCGCATCGTGGCCTGCACACGAAAACGTGGCAGAGCTATGTGAAAAGCAAGCTGACGCCCGCAGCAACACGCGCAGCCGAAGAAGTGTTGAAGGACAGCGCAAATTCTGTTCGGCAGCTCTACCGCGAGCTGAACCTTGACAACCCCGGAAACATTTCCGTCTCTTTTGATGGTTCGTGGATGACTCGGGGTCATTCATCCCGCATCGGTGTCGGTGCAGTGATTGAACTTTTTACTGGGCTCGTCCTGGATTACGTTGTGTTTAGCAATTTCTGTGCCGGGTGCGAGCGCGGGCCTAAGGACGACGACCCGTCCTATCAAGCATGGAGTGACAGCCACTTGTGCCAAAAAAACACGGACAAAAGGTCCGGTGAAATGGAAGTACAGGCAGGACTTGTGTTATTCGAAAGGTCATGGGAAAAACATGGCCTTAGATACACAACTGTCCTTTCAGATGGCGATAGCCgcacatttcttgcactgcaagaATCGTCTGTGTATGGCTatataaaaatacaaaaagaagacTGCACGAACCATGTGCAGAAGCGAATGGGCACGGCTCTGCGCAATGCAATTGCCAAGCATAAAGGCAATGCAAAAGAGAGCCTTAGTGGCAAAGGAAAGCTAACAGGCGACCTTGTCACTAAGTTGACATCATATTACAGCTGGGCCCTGAAATCCCATGCTGGAGATATTGGAGCCATGCACAAGGCCGTGATGGCGACATACTATCATGTAACATCAAATGATAGTGCAGCGAACCACACTTTGTGCCCAACAGGCCCAAACTCATGGTGCCGCCAGAACGCTGCTGCAGCCAAGGGCGAGCCCGCTCCCAAGCACAGGTATAATTTGCCGCCACATGTGTGCAAAGCACTTTTCCCCATATATGAGCGCTTGGGAGACCCAAAGCTACTGCAGCGTTGCTTGCGTGGCAAAACTCAAAATAATAATGAAAGCCTGCACTCGCTGATATGGTCGCTTGCACCAAAGGAGAGACATGCTTCACTGTTTTCAGTTCAAGCAGCCGTTGCAGAGGCTGTTGTCCACTTCAATGCGGGAAACCTGAAGGCATCTTTCCAAATACTGAGCGAGCTCAGTATGAACCCTGGCCAACATAATATCAGGAGGATGACCGAGAAAGACAGGCGCCGGACAGCAGAATCTGCACGCAAGCGTGCCTCTACTGAAACCATGCATCAGGCACTGAAAAAGCGCCATTCTAGTCAAACCAAGCAGTCTGACTACATGCCTGGTGCTTATTAG